Proteins from one Salmonella bongori NCTC 12419 genomic window:
- the queF gene encoding NADPH-dependent 7-cyano-7-deazaguanine reductase QueF (Catalyzes the NADPH-dependent reduction of 7-cyano-7-deazaguanine (preQ0) to 7-aminomethyl-7-deazaguanine (preQ1) in queuosine biosynthesis): MSSYENHQALDGLTLGKSTNYRDNYDASLLQGVPRSLNRDPLGLKADSLPFHGADIWTLYELSWLNSHGLPQVAVGHVELDYTSVNLIESKSFKLYLNSLNQTRFDTWETVRQTLERDLRACAQGNVSVKLYRLDELEGQPVAHFQGTCIDNQDISIDSYQFTTDYLQHAANGEGRVEETLVSHLLKSNCLITHQPDWGSIQIQYRGRKIDREKLLRYLVSFRHHNEFHEQCVERIFNDILRFCQPETLSVYARYTRRGGLDINPWRSNTDFVPATGRLARQ, from the coding sequence ATGTCTTCTTATGAAAACCATCAGGCGCTTGATGGCCTGACTCTCGGAAAATCAACGAATTACCGGGATAATTACGACGCCAGCCTGCTGCAGGGCGTGCCACGCAGTTTGAATCGCGACCCGCTCGGATTAAAAGCGGACAGTCTGCCGTTCCACGGTGCAGACATATGGACATTATATGAACTTTCCTGGCTTAACAGCCATGGGCTGCCTCAGGTCGCCGTTGGCCATGTCGAACTGGATTACACCAGCGTTAATTTAATTGAATCCAAAAGCTTTAAACTGTATCTGAACAGCCTTAACCAGACGCGCTTTGACACCTGGGAGACAGTGCGCCAGACGCTGGAGCGCGATCTGCGCGCCTGCGCGCAGGGCAACGTTAGCGTGAAGTTATACCGTCTTGATGAACTGGAAGGACAACCTGTCGCCCATTTCCAGGGCACCTGTATTGACAATCAGGATATCAGTATCGACAGCTACCAGTTTACTACTGACTATCTGCAACATGCGGCCAACGGCGAGGGGCGGGTAGAAGAGACGCTGGTCAGCCATCTGTTAAAATCCAACTGTCTGATCACCCACCAACCGGACTGGGGCTCGATACAAATTCAGTACCGCGGACGCAAAATCGACAGGGAAAAACTGCTGCGCTATCTGGTCTCCTTCCGTCATCATAATGAATTTCACGAGCAGTGCGTGGAACGCATTTTCAATGATATTCTGCGCTTCTGCCAGCCAGAAACCCTCAGCGTTTACGCGCGTTATACCCGCCGCGGCGGACTGGATATTAACCCGTGGCGCAGCAATACCGATTTTGTGCCCGCCACAGGCAGGCTGGCGCGTCAGTAA
- a CDS encoding flavodoxin, whose amino-acid sequence MAEIGIFVGTMYGNSLLVAEEAEAILARQGHSATVFEDPELSDWLHYQDKVVLVVTSTTGQGALPDSIVPLFHGIKDTLGFQPNLRYGVIALGDSSYPNFCNGGKQFDALLQEQSAQRVGEMLLIDASEHPEPESQSNPWVENWATLLA is encoded by the coding sequence ATGGCGGAAATTGGTATTTTTGTCGGTACGATGTATGGCAACTCACTGTTGGTGGCGGAAGAGGCGGAAGCGATCCTGGCCAGACAGGGTCATAGTGCGACCGTGTTCGAAGATCCTGAACTGTCCGACTGGCTGCATTATCAGGACAAGGTTGTGTTGGTTGTCACCTCGACAACCGGGCAGGGGGCGCTGCCGGACAGTATAGTGCCGCTTTTTCACGGTATTAAAGATACGTTAGGCTTTCAACCAAACCTGCGTTACGGCGTGATTGCATTAGGCGATAGCAGTTACCCCAATTTCTGTAATGGCGGCAAGCAGTTTGATGCCTTGTTGCAGGAGCAAAGCGCGCAACGAGTGGGAGAAATGCTATTGATTGATGCCAGCGAACATCCGGAGCCAGAGAGCCAATCCAACCCCTGGGTAGAAAACTGGGCAACGTTACTTGCCTGA
- a CDS encoding enolase C-terminal domain-like protein: protein MNTQSSPIITDMKVIPIAGHDSMLLNIGGAHNAWFTRNIVVLTDNAGHTGVGEAPGGDVIYQTLMDAIPMVLGQEVARLNHVVQRVHKGNQAADFDTFGKGAWTFELRVNAVAALEAALLDLLGQTLNVPVCELLGPGKQRDAVTVLGYLFYIGDRAKTDLPYLDNTPGHHDWYRLRHQEALSSDAVVRLAEASQDRYGFKDFKLKGGVLPGEQEIATVRALKKRFPEARITVDPNGAWRLDEAIALCKGLNDVLAYAEDPCGAEPGFSGREVMAEFRRATGLPVATNMIATNWREMGHAVMLNAVDIPLADPHFWTLSGAVRVAQLCDDWGLTWGCHSNNHFDISLAMFTHVGAAAPGKPTAIDTHWIWQEGDCRLTKNPLEIKNGAIAVPDAPGLGVELDWEQVQKAHDAYKKLPGGARNDAGPMQYLIPGWTFDRKRPVFGRH, encoded by the coding sequence ATGAATACGCAATCCAGCCCGATTATTACCGATATGAAGGTCATTCCGATTGCAGGGCATGACAGTATGTTACTCAACATTGGTGGCGCGCATAACGCCTGGTTCACCCGTAATATTGTCGTTCTGACAGATAACGCCGGGCATACCGGCGTAGGCGAAGCACCGGGCGGCGACGTCATTTACCAAACGCTAATGGATGCCATCCCCATGGTGCTGGGCCAGGAAGTGGCCCGACTGAATCATGTGGTGCAGCGGGTGCATAAAGGCAACCAGGCCGCTGATTTTGATACGTTTGGTAAAGGTGCCTGGACATTTGAGCTGCGGGTCAACGCGGTAGCGGCGCTGGAAGCGGCGCTACTTGATCTGCTGGGACAGACGCTTAACGTGCCGGTTTGCGAGCTATTAGGGCCGGGTAAGCAGCGCGATGCCGTGACAGTGTTGGGCTATCTCTTCTACATCGGCGATCGCGCCAAAACCGATCTACCGTATCTGGACAACACGCCGGGTCATCACGACTGGTATCGCCTGCGTCATCAGGAAGCGTTGAGCAGCGATGCGGTCGTGCGCCTGGCCGAAGCGTCGCAGGATCGCTACGGTTTTAAAGATTTTAAACTCAAGGGGGGTGTGCTGCCGGGCGAACAAGAGATAGCCACCGTCCGTGCGCTAAAAAAGCGCTTTCCGGAGGCGCGTATTACCGTTGATCCGAACGGTGCCTGGCGACTGGATGAAGCCATTGCGTTGTGCAAGGGGCTGAATGATGTGTTGGCTTATGCGGAAGATCCGTGCGGCGCGGAGCCGGGCTTCTCTGGCCGTGAAGTCATGGCGGAGTTCCGCCGCGCTACCGGGTTGCCGGTAGCAACCAATATGATAGCCACCAACTGGCGTGAAATGGGTCACGCGGTGATGCTCAACGCGGTAGACATTCCTCTTGCCGACCCGCATTTCTGGACCCTTTCCGGCGCGGTTCGCGTGGCGCAGTTGTGCGATGACTGGGGACTGACCTGGGGATGCCATTCAAACAACCATTTCGATATTTCACTGGCGATGTTTACGCATGTTGGCGCAGCGGCGCCAGGTAAACCCACCGCTATTGATACGCACTGGATCTGGCAGGAGGGCGACTGCCGCCTGACCAAAAATCCGCTGGAAATTAAAAATGGCGCTATTGCGGTGCCGGATGCGCCAGGACTGGGCGTGGAACTGGACTGGGAACAGGTGCAAAAAGCGCATGACGCTTATAAAAAGCTGCCTGGCGGCGCGCGTAATGACGCAGGCCCAATGCAGTATCTGATCCCCGGCTGGACGTTTGATCGCAAACGTCCTGTTTTTGGCCGTCACTAA
- the syd gene encoding SecY-interacting protein — MDELTVQALKAFTTRYCDAWQEKHGSWPLSEELYGIPSPCIISSTRDAVYWQPQPFEGEETVNAVERAFDIVIQPALHAFYTTQFAGDMPAQFANEKLTLLQTWSQDDFRRVQENLIGHLVTQKRLKLSPTLFIATQENELEVISVCNLSGEVIKETLGTRNRTVLAATLAEFLTQLNPLL, encoded by the coding sequence GTGGACGAACTGACAGTGCAGGCGCTGAAAGCCTTTACGACGCGTTACTGCGATGCGTGGCAAGAAAAACACGGTAGCTGGCCGTTAAGCGAAGAATTGTATGGCATACCTTCTCCATGCATTATTTCTTCAACCCGCGATGCCGTTTATTGGCAACCGCAGCCTTTTGAGGGCGAGGAAACGGTAAACGCGGTTGAACGTGCCTTTGATATTGTGATACAACCTGCGCTCCACGCGTTTTACACCACGCAGTTCGCTGGCGATATGCCTGCGCAGTTTGCGAATGAAAAGCTTACGCTACTGCAAACCTGGAGTCAGGATGACTTTCGGCGTGTGCAGGAAAATCTGATTGGTCACCTGGTTACGCAAAAGCGGCTTAAGCTTTCTCCCACGCTTTTTATTGCGACGCAGGAAAATGAGCTCGAGGTTATCTCGGTCTGTAACCTGTCTGGTGAAGTGATTAAAGAAACGCTGGGTACCCGCAATCGTACCGTCCTTGCCGCAACGCTTGCGGAATTTCTTACGCAACTTAATCCTCTTCTGTAA
- the gudD gene encoding glucarate dehydratase, producing the protein MSAQFTTPVVTSMQVIPVAGHDSMLMNLSGAHAPFFTRNIVIIKDNAGHTGVGEIPGGEKIRKTLEEAIPLVVGKTLGEYKNVLTAVRNQFADRDAGGRGLQTFDLRTTIHVVTGIEAAMLDLLGQHLGVNVASLLGDGQQRSEVEMLGYLFFVGNRKATPLPYQSQTEEKCDWYRLRHEEAMTPETVVRLAEAAYEKYGFNDFKLKGGVLAGEEEAESIVALAKRFPNARVTLDPNGAWSLNEAIQIGKYLKGTLAYAEDPCGAEQGFSGREVMAEFRRATGLPTATNMIATDWRQMGHTLSLQSVDIPLADPHFWTMQGSVRVAQMCHEFGLTWGSHSNNHFDISLAMFTHVAAAAPGKITAIDTHWIWQEGNQRLTKEPFEIKGGMVQVPAKPGLGVEIDMDQVMKAHELYQKHGLGARDDAMGMQYLIPGWTFDNKRPCMVR; encoded by the coding sequence ATGAGCGCACAATTTACGACGCCTGTGGTTACTTCAATGCAGGTTATCCCGGTTGCAGGCCATGACAGTATGCTGATGAATCTGAGCGGCGCGCATGCCCCCTTCTTCACGCGAAACATTGTCATTATTAAAGATAACGCCGGTCATACCGGGGTCGGCGAAATTCCGGGCGGTGAGAAAATTCGCAAAACGCTGGAAGAGGCGATCCCACTGGTCGTGGGGAAAACCCTGGGGGAATATAAAAACGTTCTTACTGCCGTACGTAACCAGTTTGCTGATCGCGATGCGGGCGGGCGCGGTTTACAAACGTTTGATCTTCGCACCACTATCCACGTGGTAACCGGGATTGAAGCGGCAATGCTTGACCTGCTGGGGCAGCATCTGGGTGTCAATGTCGCCTCGCTGTTAGGCGACGGCCAGCAGCGCAGCGAAGTTGAAATGCTGGGTTATCTGTTCTTTGTCGGTAATCGTAAAGCCACGCCGCTGCCATATCAGAGCCAGACGGAGGAAAAATGTGACTGGTATCGTCTGCGCCATGAAGAGGCGATGACGCCGGAAACGGTAGTGCGTCTGGCGGAAGCGGCCTATGAAAAATATGGCTTTAACGACTTTAAACTGAAAGGCGGCGTGCTGGCGGGCGAAGAAGAGGCGGAATCCATCGTGGCGCTGGCGAAGCGCTTCCCGAATGCTCGTGTAACGCTGGATCCGAATGGGGCGTGGTCGTTGAATGAGGCGATCCAAATCGGCAAATATCTAAAAGGAACGCTGGCTTATGCGGAAGATCCGTGTGGCGCAGAACAGGGGTTCTCTGGCCGTGAAGTCATGGCGGAATTCCGTCGCGCGACCGGCTTGCCAACAGCAACCAATATGATTGCTACCGACTGGCGTCAGATGGGCCATACGCTGTCGCTGCAATCGGTGGACATCCCGTTGGCAGACCCACACTTCTGGACTATGCAGGGTTCTGTACGCGTGGCGCAGATGTGCCATGAGTTTGGCCTGACCTGGGGTTCTCACTCTAACAACCACTTTGATATTTCTCTGGCGATGTTTACCCACGTTGCAGCGGCGGCGCCGGGTAAGATCACGGCGATTGATACCCACTGGATCTGGCAGGAAGGCAACCAGCGTCTGACCAAAGAACCGTTTGAAATTAAGGGCGGTATGGTACAGGTTCCGGCGAAACCGGGTCTGGGGGTTGAAATTGATATGGATCAGGTAATGAAAGCGCATGAACTCTATCAGAAACATGGCTTAGGTGCGCGCGACGACGCGATGGGAATGCAGTACTTAATCCCTGGCTGGACGTTTGATAATAAGCGCCCTTGCATGGTGCGTTAA
- the truC gene encoding tRNA pseudouridine(65) synthase TruC yields MLEILYQDPWLVAVNKPAGWLVHRSWLDRDEKVVVMQTVRDQIGQHVFTAHRLDRPTSGVLLMGLSSDAGRRLAQQFEQHRIHKRYHAIVRGWLMDDAVLDYPLVEERDKIADKFAREDKAPQPAVTHYRGLATVEMAVPTGRYPTTRYGLVELEPKTGRKHQLRRHLAHLRHPIIGDSKHGDLRQNRNAAEHFDCRRLMLHASRLELVHPFTGQPLIIQAGLDETWMQALTQFGWRGLLPGNERVEFTTASRQDESHQA; encoded by the coding sequence ATGCTGGAGATTCTTTATCAGGACCCGTGGTTGGTTGCCGTTAATAAACCCGCAGGCTGGCTCGTTCACCGCAGTTGGCTGGATCGCGACGAAAAAGTGGTGGTCATGCAAACGGTACGCGACCAAATCGGCCAGCATGTTTTTACCGCTCACCGTCTCGACAGGCCCACTTCGGGCGTACTGTTGATGGGGCTTTCCAGCGACGCAGGACGCCGCCTGGCGCAACAGTTCGAACAGCACCGCATCCATAAACGCTACCATGCCATTGTCCGCGGCTGGCTGATGGATGACGCGGTGCTGGATTATCCGCTGGTGGAAGAACGGGATAAAATCGCTGATAAGTTTGCGCGCGAGGATAAAGCTCCCCAGCCGGCCGTAACGCACTATCGCGGGCTGGCGACGGTTGAAATGGCGGTACCGACCGGGCGTTATCCTACCACGCGTTATGGCCTGGTTGAGCTGGAGCCGAAAACAGGACGCAAACACCAACTCCGTCGCCATTTGGCGCATCTGCGTCATCCTATCATCGGCGACAGTAAACATGGCGACTTGCGGCAGAACCGCAACGCGGCAGAACATTTTGACTGTCGTCGCCTGATGCTTCATGCCAGTCGGCTTGAGCTGGTGCATCCCTTCACCGGGCAACCATTGATTATTCAGGCCGGGCTGGATGAAACCTGGATGCAGGCGCTTACCCAGTTTGGCTGGCGGGGACTTCTCCCTGGCAATGAAAGGGTTGAGTTTACGACGGCGTCCCGGCAGGATGAGTCTCATCAGGCATAA
- the gudP gene encoding galactarate/glucarate/glycerate transporter GudP produces the protein MSSLSHAASSVEKRTNARYWIVVMLFIVTSFNYGDRATLSIAGSEMAKDIGLDPVGMGYVFSAFSWAYVIGQIPGGWLLDRFGSKRVYFWSIFIWSVFTLLQGFVDIFSGFGIIVALFTLRFLVGLAESPSFPGNSRIVAAWFPAQERGTAVSIFNSAQYFATVIFAPIMGWLTHEVGWSHVFFFMGGLGIIISLIWLKVIHDPNNHPGVNKKELEYIAAGGALINMDQKSSAQKVPFSEKWGQIKQLIGSRMMVGIYIGQYCINALTYFFITWFPVYLVQARGMSILKAGFVASVPAVCGFIGGVLGGIISDWLMRRTGSLNVARKTPIVLGMLLSMVMLGCNYVNVEWMIIGFMALAFFGKGIGALGWAVMADTAPREISGLSGGLFNMFGNISGIVTPIAIGYIVGTTGSFNGALIYVGIHALVAVLSYLVLVGDIKRIELKPLKGQ, from the coding sequence ATGAGTTCATTAAGTCACGCGGCGAGCAGTGTGGAGAAACGCACGAACGCCCGCTACTGGATAGTGGTGATGCTGTTTATCGTCACGTCCTTCAATTATGGCGACCGCGCCACGTTATCCATTGCCGGCTCAGAGATGGCCAAAGATATCGGGCTTGATCCGGTAGGGATGGGCTACGTTTTCTCTGCATTTTCATGGGCCTATGTTATCGGGCAGATTCCGGGTGGCTGGTTGCTTGACCGCTTTGGTTCAAAGCGTGTTTATTTCTGGTCCATTTTTATCTGGTCAGTCTTTACCCTGTTACAGGGTTTCGTCGATATCTTTAGCGGTTTCGGTATTATTGTCGCCCTTTTTACGCTTCGCTTTCTGGTCGGTCTGGCGGAATCGCCTTCCTTCCCGGGCAACAGCCGCATCGTCGCAGCCTGGTTTCCGGCACAGGAGAGGGGGACAGCAGTCTCAATCTTTAATTCTGCCCAATATTTTGCCACGGTTATCTTTGCTCCCATCATGGGGTGGTTAACCCATGAAGTAGGCTGGTCTCATGTCTTCTTCTTTATGGGGGGGCTTGGGATCATCATCAGCCTGATCTGGTTGAAGGTCATCCACGATCCGAATAACCATCCGGGCGTGAACAAAAAAGAACTTGAGTATATTGCCGCAGGCGGCGCATTGATCAACATGGATCAGAAGAGCAGCGCTCAAAAGGTGCCCTTTAGTGAAAAATGGGGACAAATCAAGCAATTGATTGGCTCTCGCATGATGGTGGGGATCTATATTGGTCAATACTGTATTAACGCCCTGACGTATTTCTTTATCACCTGGTTCCCGGTTTATTTGGTACAGGCGCGCGGCATGTCGATTCTGAAAGCGGGGTTTGTCGCTTCGGTTCCTGCTGTCTGCGGTTTTATCGGTGGGGTATTGGGGGGCATTATTTCTGACTGGCTGATGCGTCGTACTGGTTCGCTGAACGTTGCGCGTAAAACGCCGATCGTGTTGGGGATGCTGCTTTCGATGGTGATGCTGGGCTGTAACTACGTCAACGTAGAATGGATGATCATTGGCTTTATGGCGTTGGCCTTCTTTGGCAAAGGTATCGGTGCGCTGGGCTGGGCAGTAATGGCGGATACCGCGCCGCGTGAAATTAGCGGCCTGTCCGGCGGGCTGTTCAATATGTTCGGCAATATTTCCGGCATCGTAACGCCGATTGCGATTGGCTACATCGTTGGCACGACGGGTTCCTTCAACGGAGCGCTGATCTACGTTGGCATACATGCGCTGGTTGCGGTACTGAGCTACCTGGTGCTGGTGGGCGACATTAAACGCATTGAACTGAAACCACTAAAGGGACAATGA
- a CDS encoding glycerate kinase, protein MKIVIAPDSYKESLSALEVATAIEQGFREIWPDADYLKLPMADGGEGTVEAMVEATAGRIVHVDVTGPLGHRVNAFYGLSGDARCAFIEMAAASGLEQVPLAQRDPLNTTSWGTGELIRHALDAGVEHIIIGIGGSATNDGGAGMMQALGARLRDVHGNDIAQGGIGLEALASIDISGLDKRLSACRIDVACDVTNPLTGKEGASAIFGPQKGATPEMIERLDNALIRYAHLIARDLHVDVLGLVGGGAAGGMGAALYAFCGAQLRRGIEIVTDALHLEERLADADLVITGEGRIDSQTLHGKVPIGVAGIAKRHNKPVIGIAGSLTADVGVVHGYGLDAVFSVIYTICTLEDALENAAENVRMTARNVAATLKTGQHLR, encoded by the coding sequence ATGAAAATAGTGATCGCACCAGACTCGTATAAGGAAAGTTTGAGTGCTCTTGAGGTAGCGACCGCCATTGAACAAGGATTTCGCGAGATCTGGCCTGACGCAGATTATCTAAAACTGCCGATGGCGGATGGCGGGGAAGGCACTGTCGAAGCAATGGTCGAAGCGACGGCGGGTCGAATTGTGCATGTTGATGTCACCGGGCCGTTGGGACATCGCGTTAACGCGTTTTACGGGCTTTCCGGCGATGCGCGTTGCGCATTCATCGAAATGGCGGCCGCCAGTGGGCTGGAACAGGTGCCGCTCGCGCAGCGCGATCCGCTGAACACCACCTCATGGGGAACCGGCGAGCTAATTCGTCATGCGCTGGACGCGGGTGTTGAGCATATCATTATCGGCATTGGCGGCAGTGCCACCAACGATGGCGGCGCAGGGATGATGCAGGCGCTGGGAGCCAGGTTACGGGATGTGCACGGTAACGATATTGCGCAAGGCGGCATTGGGCTGGAAGCGCTCGCCAGCATTGATATCAGTGGGCTGGATAAGCGTCTGTCAGCGTGCCGTATAGACGTTGCCTGTGATGTTACAAACCCTCTCACCGGCAAAGAGGGCGCTTCTGCGATTTTTGGCCCGCAAAAAGGGGCAACGCCGGAGATGATTGAGCGCCTGGATAATGCTTTGATTCGCTACGCGCATTTGATCGCCCGCGATCTGCATGTCGATGTACTGGGTCTGGTTGGCGGCGGCGCGGCTGGCGGAATGGGAGCAGCGTTATATGCGTTTTGTGGTGCGCAGCTACGGCGCGGCATTGAAATCGTGACCGATGCGCTTCATCTGGAAGAACGTCTTGCGGATGCTGATTTAGTCATCACCGGAGAGGGACGCATTGACAGCCAGACCCTTCACGGCAAAGTACCTATTGGCGTGGCAGGCATCGCCAAACGGCATAACAAACCGGTAATTGGCATTGCAGGTAGCCTGACGGCAGACGTTGGCGTGGTGCATGGATATGGACTTGATGCCGTTTTCAGTGTGATTTATACCATCTGTACACTGGAGGATGCGCTGGAGAATGCCGCTGAAAATGTGCGGATGACGGCGCGAAACGTGGCTGCAACCCTGAAGACAGGACAGCATTTACGCTAA
- the ppnN gene encoding nucleotide 5'-monophosphate nucleosidase PpnN gives MITHISPLGSMDMLSQLEVDMLKRTASSDLYQLFRNCSLAVLNSGSLTDNSKELLSRFESFDINVLRRERGVKLELINPPEDAFVDGRIIRALQANLFAVLRDILFVNGQIHNAGRFQHLDLESSVHITNLVFSILRNARALHVGEAPNMVVCWGGHSINENEYLYARRVGTQLGLRELNICTGCGPGAMEAPMKGAAVGHAQQRYKDSRFIGMTEPSIIAAEPPNPLVNELIIMPDIEKRLEAFVRIAHGIIIFPGGVGTAEELLYLLGILMNPANKNQVLPLILTGPKESADYFRVLDEFITHTLGEAARRHYRIIIDDAAEVARLMKKAMPLVKENRRDTGDAYSFNWSIRISPDLQVPFVPSHENMANLKLYPDQPVEILAADLRRAFSGIVAGNVKEVGIRAIEKFGPYKIHGDREMMRRMDDLLQGFVAQHRMKLPGSAYIPCYEICA, from the coding sequence TTGATTACACATATTAGCCCGCTTGGCTCAATGGATATGTTGTCGCAACTGGAAGTGGACATGCTGAAACGCACGGCCAGTAGCGACCTGTATCAACTGTTTCGTAACTGTTCACTTGCCGTACTTAACTCCGGCAGCCTGACCGACAACAGTAAAGAGCTGCTGTCTCGCTTTGAAAGTTTTGATATCAACGTACTGCGCCGCGAGCGCGGCGTGAAGCTGGAATTAATTAACCCACCTGAAGACGCCTTCGTTGACGGGCGGATCATCCGTGCGCTACAGGCTAACCTGTTCGCAGTGTTGCGGGACATTCTTTTTGTGAATGGGCAGATCCATAATGCCGGACGATTCCAGCATCTGGATCTGGAAAGCTCAGTACATATTACCAATCTGGTGTTTTCCATTTTGCGCAACGCCCGCGCATTGCACGTCGGCGAAGCGCCAAACATGGTGGTATGCTGGGGCGGTCACTCCATTAACGAAAATGAGTACCTTTACGCCCGTCGCGTCGGTACGCAATTGGGGTTGCGCGAGCTGAACATCTGCACAGGCTGCGGCCCGGGCGCGATGGAAGCGCCCATGAAGGGTGCGGCGGTTGGCCACGCACAGCAACGTTATAAAGACAGCCGTTTTATCGGCATGACTGAGCCTTCCATTATTGCGGCTGAGCCACCGAACCCGCTGGTGAACGAACTGATTATCATGCCGGATATCGAAAAACGCCTGGAAGCGTTCGTTCGTATCGCACACGGTATTATTATCTTCCCCGGCGGCGTAGGGACAGCGGAAGAACTGCTCTATTTGCTCGGCATTCTGATGAATCCGGCCAATAAGAATCAGGTGCTGCCGCTGATCCTGACCGGACCAAAAGAGAGCGCCGACTACTTCCGCGTGCTGGATGAGTTTATTACGCATACGCTGGGCGAAGCGGCCCGCCGTCACTACCGTATCATCATTGACGATGCGGCAGAGGTAGCGCGCCTGATGAAGAAAGCAATGCCGCTGGTGAAAGAGAATCGTCGCGATACTGGCGACGCCTATAGCTTTAACTGGTCGATTCGTATTTCACCGGATCTTCAGGTGCCGTTTGTACCGTCGCATGAAAACATGGCAAACCTGAAACTGTACCCGGATCAGCCGGTTGAGATTCTGGCGGCCGACCTGCGCCGCGCCTTCTCCGGTATCGTTGCGGGTAACGTGAAGGAAGTCGGGATACGCGCCATTGAAAAGTTTGGCCCGTATAAAATCCACGGCGATCGCGAGATGATGCGTCGCATGGACGATCTGCTACAGGGATTCGTCGCACAGCATCGTATGAAGTTACCGGGTTCCGCTTACATCCCCTGTTACGAGATCTGCGCTTAA
- a CDS encoding YqcC family protein translates to MTTHDRVRQQLHALETLLREHRHWRLDAPQAHLFTSTQPFCMDTMEPLEWLQWVLIPRMHTLLDNAQPLPEAFAVAPYYEMALTADHPQREAILAVLQDLDALFACDKS, encoded by the coding sequence ATGACGACCCATGACCGTGTGCGCCAGCAGTTACATGCGCTTGAAACGCTGCTGCGCGAGCATCGCCACTGGCGGCTGGATGCACCGCAGGCCCATCTGTTTACCAGCACGCAGCCGTTTTGTATGGATACAATGGAACCGCTGGAATGGCTGCAATGGGTGCTGATCCCGCGTATGCATACTTTGCTTGATAATGCACAACCGCTACCTGAGGCTTTTGCCGTCGCCCCTTATTATGAAATGGCTCTGACGGCGGATCATCCGCAGCGGGAAGCGATCCTGGCGGTGTTGCAGGATCTGGATGCGTTATTTGCTTGTGATAAATCCTGA